One genomic region from Solwaraspora sp. WMMD792 encodes:
- a CDS encoding adenine phosphoribosyltransferase gives MTETEAVLVGDSGAETAALVASRVIDVPDFPKPGIVFKDLMPLFADGPAFREITDRIIAHHGADSFDVVAGIEARGFVLAAAIAYATGTGVVPVRKAGKLPRASFSASYALEYGEAVLEVHQDAFTAGQRVLVVDDVLATGGTAAATLDLVDRAGGTVVGFTVLLELGFLAGRDRLAPRSVHAVWRV, from the coding sequence GTGACGGAAACCGAGGCAGTGCTCGTCGGGGACAGTGGGGCCGAGACGGCCGCGTTGGTGGCGAGTCGGGTCATCGACGTACCGGACTTCCCCAAACCTGGCATCGTCTTCAAGGACCTGATGCCGCTGTTCGCCGATGGGCCGGCGTTCCGGGAGATCACCGACCGGATCATCGCCCACCACGGAGCGGACTCCTTCGACGTGGTCGCCGGCATCGAGGCGCGGGGGTTCGTGCTGGCAGCGGCGATCGCGTACGCCACCGGCACCGGGGTGGTCCCGGTCCGCAAGGCCGGCAAGCTGCCCCGGGCATCGTTCTCCGCCTCGTACGCGTTGGAGTACGGCGAGGCGGTCCTGGAGGTGCATCAGGACGCCTTCACCGCCGGTCAGCGGGTCCTGGTGGTCGACGACGTGCTGGCGACCGGCGGCACCGCCGCCGCTACCCTGGACCTGGTCGACCGGGCCGGTGGCACGGTGGTGGGCTTCACCGTCCTGCTGGAGCTGGGTTTCCTCGCCGGGCGGGACCGGCTCGCGCCACGGTCGGTGCACGCCGTGTGGCGGGTGTGA
- a CDS encoding bifunctional (p)ppGpp synthetase/guanosine-3',5'-bis(diphosphate) 3'-pyrophosphohydrolase, giving the protein MSPDVVAPSMEGTVHPTGEVNPTAGVTNDEAPSSAVNSGGPDVAGERGAAAAAANGAAANGAGSPAANGAGDHPGAAAAGNGFGFNGAPTGRRVRARLARFNAPWQAPHIPEVLEPLIATHQQSHPKADPRVLQRAFEMASKWHSGQYRKSGDPYITHPLAVATILANLGMDTTTLVAALLHDTIEDTDYTLDEMRADFGGEVSLLVDGVTKLDRVKLGDAAKAETIRKMVVAMAKDPRVLVIKLADRLHNMRTLTFLPKAKQEQKAKETLEILAPLAHRLGMNTVKWELEDLAFGTLFPKRYEEINRLIGEHQPQRDTQLRKVTQKVQVDLRAAKIRAEVTGRPKHLYSIYQKMIVRGRDFNDIYDLVGVRILVDTVRDCYAALGVIHANWQPVPGRFKDYIAMPKFNMYQSLHTTVIGPTGKPVEMQIRTYAMHRTAEFGIAAHWKYKEQKGATVVGPPAHIDEMTWLRQLLDWQREASDPSEFLDALRFDLSSQEVYVFTPKGDVIPLPTSSTPVDFAYAVHTEVGHKCIGARVNGKLVPLESTLSNGDVIEIFTSKSATAGPTQDWLGFVKSPRARTKIRQYFNKERREEAIETGKDAIAKAMRKQGMPLQRMLTTDSLMAIARDLHLADVAALYAAVGDSQVSAQSVVQRLMVSLGGEEGAAEDLAESAVATRPPRARHNGADPGVVVRGVTDVWIKLARCCTPVPPDTVFGFVTRSGGVSVHRDDCFNAAELKVQQERLVEVTWKLTSASTFLVAIQVEALDRHKLLADVTRVLSEERVNILSATVTTTRDRVAVSRFSFEMADPKHLGHLLNAVRKVDGVFDAYRVTSGT; this is encoded by the coding sequence GTGTCCCCCGACGTCGTCGCTCCTTCCATGGAGGGCACTGTGCATCCGACTGGCGAGGTCAACCCCACTGCGGGCGTGACCAACGACGAGGCACCCAGCTCTGCCGTCAATTCGGGCGGCCCCGACGTCGCTGGTGAGCGCGGCGCGGCAGCTGCGGCGGCGAACGGCGCGGCGGCGAACGGCGCGGGGTCCCCGGCGGCGAATGGTGCGGGCGATCACCCCGGCGCGGCAGCGGCCGGCAACGGTTTCGGCTTCAACGGTGCGCCGACCGGGCGTCGGGTACGGGCCCGGCTGGCCCGGTTCAACGCCCCCTGGCAGGCGCCGCACATCCCCGAGGTGCTGGAACCGCTGATCGCCACCCATCAGCAGAGCCATCCGAAGGCCGATCCGCGGGTGCTGCAGCGCGCCTTCGAGATGGCCTCCAAGTGGCACTCCGGGCAGTACCGCAAATCCGGCGATCCGTACATCACGCATCCGTTGGCGGTTGCCACCATCCTCGCCAATCTCGGCATGGACACCACGACGCTGGTCGCCGCGCTGCTGCATGACACGATCGAGGACACCGATTACACCCTGGACGAGATGCGCGCCGACTTCGGCGGTGAGGTGTCGCTGCTGGTCGACGGGGTCACCAAGCTCGACCGGGTGAAGCTGGGCGATGCGGCCAAGGCCGAGACCATCCGCAAGATGGTGGTGGCGATGGCGAAGGACCCCCGGGTCCTGGTGATCAAGCTCGCCGACCGGCTGCACAACATGCGGACGCTGACCTTCCTGCCCAAGGCGAAGCAGGAGCAGAAGGCCAAGGAGACCCTGGAGATCCTGGCGCCGCTGGCCCACCGGCTCGGTATGAACACCGTCAAGTGGGAGCTGGAGGATCTGGCCTTCGGCACGCTGTTCCCGAAACGGTACGAGGAGATCAACCGGCTGATCGGGGAACACCAGCCGCAACGCGACACCCAGCTGCGCAAGGTGACCCAGAAGGTGCAGGTCGACCTGCGCGCCGCGAAGATCAGGGCGGAGGTCACCGGCCGGCCGAAGCACCTCTACTCGATCTACCAGAAGATGATCGTCCGGGGGCGGGACTTCAACGACATCTACGACCTGGTCGGCGTACGCATCCTGGTCGACACGGTCCGCGACTGCTACGCGGCGCTCGGCGTGATCCACGCGAACTGGCAGCCGGTTCCCGGCCGGTTCAAGGACTACATCGCGATGCCGAAGTTCAACATGTACCAGTCGCTGCACACCACGGTGATCGGACCCACCGGCAAGCCGGTGGAGATGCAGATCCGCACGTACGCGATGCACCGCACCGCCGAGTTCGGCATCGCTGCGCACTGGAAGTACAAGGAGCAGAAGGGCGCCACCGTCGTCGGCCCGCCGGCGCACATCGACGAGATGACCTGGCTGCGGCAACTGCTCGACTGGCAGCGGGAGGCGAGCGATCCGAGCGAGTTCCTCGACGCGCTGCGGTTCGACCTGTCCAGCCAGGAGGTCTACGTCTTCACCCCCAAGGGCGACGTGATCCCGCTGCCCACCAGCTCCACGCCGGTCGACTTCGCCTACGCCGTGCACACCGAGGTGGGGCACAAGTGCATCGGGGCGCGGGTCAACGGCAAGCTGGTGCCGTTGGAGTCGACGCTGTCCAACGGCGACGTCATCGAGATCTTCACCTCAAAGTCGGCGACCGCCGGCCCGACCCAGGACTGGCTGGGCTTCGTCAAGAGCCCTCGGGCCCGCACCAAGATCCGGCAGTACTTCAACAAGGAACGCCGCGAGGAGGCGATCGAGACCGGCAAGGACGCGATCGCCAAGGCGATGCGCAAGCAGGGCATGCCGTTGCAACGGATGCTCACCACGGACTCGCTGATGGCGATCGCCCGCGACCTGCACCTGGCCGACGTCGCCGCGCTGTACGCGGCGGTGGGCGACAGCCAGGTGTCCGCGCAGTCGGTGGTGCAGCGGCTGATGGTCAGCCTCGGCGGCGAGGAAGGGGCCGCCGAGGACCTGGCCGAGTCGGCCGTCGCGACCCGCCCGCCCCGGGCGCGGCACAACGGCGCCGACCCCGGCGTGGTGGTACGCGGTGTCACCGACGTCTGGATCAAACTGGCCCGCTGCTGCACCCCGGTCCCGCCGGATACGGTGTTCGGCTTCGTCACCCGGTCCGGCGGCGTCAGCGTGCACCGCGACGACTGCTTCAACGCGGCCGAGCTCAAGGTGCAACAGGAACGGCTGGTCGAGGTCACCTGGAAGTTGACCTCGGCGTCGACGTTCCTCGTCGCCATCCAGGTTGAGGCGCTCGACCGGCACAAGCTGCTGGCCGACGTGACCAGGGTGCTCTCCGAGGAACGGGTGAACATCCTCTCGGCGACCGTGACCACCACCCGGGACCGGGTGGCGGTCAGCCGCTTCTCGTTCGAGATGGCCGACCCGAAGCACCTCGGCCATCTGCTCAACGCGGTCCGCAAGGTCGACGGCGTCTTCGACGCCTACCGGGTCACCTCCGGCACCTGA
- a CDS encoding peptidylprolyl isomerase, with amino-acid sequence MTSTRERQRAAARARLEKEMAQRAEAARKRRQLQASIGAGVALLLVAAGTVWLVASLGDDESETTPQADGADAGVTCVWNEIPAEQRRETTVDVGVPPTTTPPDTGTQVMTLDTNFGEIQVEMDLSEVPCTAASFSHLASQQFWDNTKCHRMFPGMLQCGDPSASGEGYRDTDGTGGPGYQFANENLPVDDRPAYPAGVVAMANSGPDTNGSQFFFIYQDVELSPDYTVLGRVTEGLDVIQEATEAGHDGAFDPSPGGGHPNNDILINSLTVSEPQ; translated from the coding sequence GTGACGTCGACCAGGGAGCGGCAGCGTGCCGCGGCTCGGGCCCGCCTCGAAAAGGAGATGGCCCAGCGCGCCGAGGCGGCCCGCAAGCGCCGCCAGTTGCAGGCCAGCATCGGTGCCGGCGTCGCCCTGCTGCTCGTGGCCGCGGGCACGGTGTGGCTGGTCGCCAGCCTCGGGGACGACGAGAGCGAGACCACGCCCCAGGCCGACGGTGCCGACGCCGGCGTGACCTGCGTGTGGAACGAGATCCCCGCCGAGCAGCGCCGTGAGACGACCGTGGACGTCGGCGTGCCGCCGACCACCACACCGCCGGACACCGGCACCCAGGTGATGACCCTGGACACCAACTTTGGAGAGATCCAGGTGGAGATGGACCTGTCCGAGGTGCCGTGCACGGCGGCCAGCTTCAGCCACCTGGCCAGCCAGCAGTTCTGGGACAACACCAAGTGCCACCGGATGTTCCCCGGCATGCTGCAGTGCGGTGACCCGAGCGCCAGCGGCGAAGGCTACCGGGACACCGACGGCACCGGCGGGCCCGGCTACCAGTTCGCCAACGAGAACCTGCCGGTCGACGACCGGCCCGCCTACCCGGCCGGGGTGGTGGCGATGGCCAACAGCGGCCCGGACACCAACGGCAGCCAGTTCTTCTTCATCTACCAGGACGTCGAGCTCAGCCCGGACTACACGGTGCTCGGCCGGGTCACCGAGGGCCTCGACGTCATCCAGGAGGCCACCGAGGCCGGTCACGACGGCGCGTTCGACCCGTCCCCCGGCGGCGGCCACCCCAACAACGACATCCTGATCAACTCGCTGACGGTGAGCGAGCCGCAGTAG
- a CDS encoding peptidylprolyl isomerase, with product MASSRDRQRKLARAKLDRQMARRAAAARRKRRIRAGVGAGLALLLIAGGSAWALGAFEGEPETPEAAGICTWTPQDTAANSNLTDVGMPETTDPPHRGVQPMTITTNQGEPITVELDLAAAPCAAANFAHLASRNFFDDTTCHEITDEGAILCGDPTGTGQGGPTYSYFSENVPVSPQLDPSADPTEALADHPPLYPAGTVAAVGVPQGTNGSQFKIFFEDYTTEFPSYPIIGKVTSGMETVEAIGALPLVNNAAGAQVKPETDVVIQSLTVGEPIGADETEATPSTDPSTSAPATTDPSATEPDAEGTDGTAGQS from the coding sequence GTGGCCTCCAGCAGGGACCGGCAGCGCAAATTGGCGCGGGCGAAGCTCGACCGGCAGATGGCCCGGCGTGCCGCCGCGGCCCGGCGCAAGCGGCGGATCCGCGCCGGCGTGGGCGCCGGCCTCGCGCTGCTGCTCATCGCCGGCGGCTCGGCCTGGGCGCTCGGCGCCTTCGAGGGCGAACCGGAGACCCCGGAGGCCGCCGGCATCTGCACCTGGACCCCGCAGGACACGGCCGCCAACAGCAACCTCACCGACGTCGGCATGCCGGAGACCACCGACCCGCCGCACCGGGGGGTCCAGCCGATGACGATCACCACCAACCAGGGTGAGCCGATCACCGTCGAGCTCGACCTGGCCGCCGCGCCCTGCGCCGCCGCCAACTTCGCCCACCTGGCCAGCCGCAACTTCTTCGACGACACGACCTGCCACGAGATCACCGACGAGGGCGCGATCCTGTGCGGCGACCCGACCGGCACCGGACAGGGCGGGCCGACGTACTCGTACTTCAGCGAGAACGTGCCGGTCTCGCCGCAGCTGGACCCGTCGGCCGACCCGACGGAGGCGCTGGCCGACCATCCGCCGCTCTACCCGGCCGGTACGGTCGCCGCGGTCGGCGTGCCGCAGGGCACCAACGGCAGCCAGTTCAAGATCTTCTTCGAGGACTACACCACCGAGTTCCCCTCGTACCCGATCATCGGGAAGGTGACCTCGGGGATGGAAACGGTCGAGGCGATCGGCGCTCTCCCACTGGTGAACAACGCCGCCGGCGCCCAGGTGAAGCCGGAGACCGACGTGGTCATCCAGAGCCTGACCGTCGGCGAGCCGATCGGGGCCGACGAGACCGAGGCGACCCCGTCGACCGACCCGAGCACCTCGGCACCGGCCACCACCGACCCGTCGGCCACCGAGCCGGACGCGGAGGGCACCGACGGCACCGCCGGCCAGTCCTGA
- a CDS encoding MBL fold metallo-hydrolase, protein MLITGFPAQAFGTNCYVVAAGPGEQCVVVDPGIGVLDQLDQVLAEHRLHPAAVLLTHGHVDHTFSVAPVCGARGITAYVHPGDRELLADPAKGLSADLAAMFGGRLPYSEPDDVAELTDGATLVLAGLEITVDHAPGHTGGSVLFRLPGAGSPWEAEQVCLSGDVLFAGSIGRTDLPGGSMPTMLTSLRDKVLPLADDTVVLPGHGPATTIGRERMSNPYLQEVARAAAPHLHEAAGGCTAAPARRTGL, encoded by the coding sequence GTGCTCATCACCGGCTTCCCGGCGCAGGCGTTCGGCACCAACTGCTACGTGGTGGCCGCCGGGCCGGGTGAGCAGTGCGTCGTCGTCGATCCCGGCATCGGGGTGCTCGACCAGCTGGACCAGGTGCTGGCCGAGCACCGGCTGCATCCGGCGGCGGTGCTGCTCACCCACGGCCATGTTGACCACACCTTCTCGGTCGCGCCGGTCTGTGGGGCGCGTGGCATCACCGCGTACGTGCATCCGGGCGACCGGGAGTTGCTGGCCGACCCGGCGAAGGGCCTGTCGGCGGACCTGGCGGCGATGTTCGGCGGCCGGCTGCCGTACAGCGAACCGGACGACGTGGCCGAGCTGACCGACGGTGCCACGCTGGTGCTCGCCGGGTTGGAGATCACTGTCGACCACGCCCCCGGTCACACCGGAGGCTCGGTGCTGTTCCGACTGCCCGGCGCCGGCTCGCCCTGGGAGGCCGAGCAGGTCTGCCTCTCCGGTGACGTGCTGTTCGCCGGCTCGATCGGCCGTACCGATCTGCCCGGCGGCAGCATGCCGACGATGTTGACCAGCCTGCGCGACAAGGTCCTGCCGTTGGCCGACGACACCGTGGTGCTGCCCGGCCACGGCCCGGCCACCACCATCGGCCGGGAGCGCATGAGCAACCCCTATCTCCAGGAGGTCGCCCGCGCGGCCGCGCCCCACCTGCACGAGGCCGCCGGCGGCTGCACCGCCGCCCCGGCCCGACGTACCGGACTGTGA
- the hisS gene encoding histidine--tRNA ligase translates to MSKPRPISGFPEWSPPQRMIEQYVIDRLRHTFELYGFAPLETRAVEPLDQLLRKGETSKEVYLLRRLQADPDAQAGDDALGLHFDLTVPFARYVLENAGKLQFPFRRYQIQKVWRGERPQEGRYREFLQADIDIVDRDELAPHHEAELPLVIGDALASLPIPPVRIQVNNRKVCEGFYRGIGLTDPDAALRAIDKLDKVGPQRVAELLAETAGASDSQAKACLSLAEISAPDVSVADAVRGLGVEHPLLDEGLTELVAVLETAAAHAPGLCVADLRIARGLDYYTGTVYETQLQGYERFGSICSGGRYDDLASAGADRFPGVGISIGVSRLLGLLFGADALAISRPVPTCVLVALPAESDRPAGNRVADALRRRGIAAEVSPSAAKFGKQIRYAQRRDIPYVWFLGVDGESDSVKDIRSGDQVSAAADAWSPPSADLRPVVTGRST, encoded by the coding sequence ATGAGCAAGCCCAGGCCGATCTCCGGCTTCCCGGAGTGGTCGCCCCCGCAGCGGATGATCGAGCAGTACGTCATCGACCGGCTGCGGCACACCTTCGAGCTGTACGGGTTCGCGCCGCTGGAGACCCGCGCGGTGGAGCCGCTGGACCAGCTGCTGCGCAAGGGGGAGACCTCGAAGGAGGTCTACCTGCTGCGCCGGCTGCAGGCCGATCCGGACGCGCAGGCCGGTGACGACGCCCTCGGGCTGCACTTCGACCTGACCGTGCCGTTCGCCCGCTACGTGCTGGAGAACGCCGGCAAACTGCAGTTCCCGTTCCGCCGCTACCAGATCCAGAAGGTGTGGCGCGGCGAACGGCCACAGGAAGGGCGCTACCGCGAGTTCCTGCAGGCCGACATCGACATCGTCGACCGCGACGAGCTGGCCCCGCACCACGAGGCCGAGCTGCCGCTTGTCATCGGCGACGCGCTGGCCAGCCTGCCGATCCCGCCGGTGCGGATCCAGGTGAACAACCGCAAGGTCTGCGAGGGCTTCTACCGGGGGATCGGGCTGACCGACCCGGACGCGGCGCTGCGGGCGATCGACAAACTGGACAAGGTCGGCCCGCAGCGGGTGGCCGAGCTGCTGGCCGAGACGGCCGGTGCGAGCGACAGCCAGGCCAAGGCCTGCCTGTCGCTGGCGGAGATCTCCGCGCCGGACGTCTCGGTCGCCGACGCGGTACGCGGCCTCGGCGTCGAGCACCCGTTGCTCGATGAAGGGCTCACCGAGCTGGTCGCGGTGCTGGAGACGGCGGCCGCGCACGCGCCCGGCCTGTGCGTCGCCGACCTGCGCATCGCCCGGGGTCTGGACTACTACACCGGCACGGTCTACGAGACCCAGCTGCAGGGGTACGAGCGGTTCGGCTCGATCTGCTCGGGTGGCCGCTACGACGATCTCGCCTCGGCCGGGGCGGACCGCTTCCCTGGCGTGGGCATCTCGATCGGGGTGTCCCGGCTGCTGGGGCTGCTGTTCGGCGCCGACGCGCTGGCCATCTCCCGGCCGGTGCCGACCTGCGTACTGGTGGCGCTGCCGGCCGAGTCCGACCGGCCGGCCGGCAACCGGGTGGCCGACGCGCTGCGTCGGCGGGGGATCGCCGCGGAGGTGTCGCCGTCGGCGGCCAAGTTCGGCAAGCAGATCCGGTACGCGCAGCGCCGTGACATCCCGTACGTCTGGTTCCTCGGGGTCGACGGTGAGTCGGACAGCGTCAAGGACATCCGTTCGGGGGATCAGGTGTCGGCAGCTGCGGACGCCTGGTCACCGCCGTCAGCGGACCTCCGACCGGTGGTGACCGGCCGGTCGACATAG
- a CDS encoding acyl-ACP desaturase — MSQTALLVELEPVVAENLDRHLGLAKEWFPHEYVPWSDGRTFDGLLGGEPWSPEDTQIPDVARTALIVNLLTEDNLPSYHREIATLFGRDGAWGTWVHRWTAEEGRHGIAIRDYLTVTRAVDPVALERARMVHMSNGYANQHDDEVLHSLAYVSFQELATRISHRNTGRATGDPLCERLLARVAADENLHMMFYRNLLGAAFELAPSQAMRAVADVVADFQMPGVGIEGFARKSVAIAMAGIYDLRQHRDEVLAPVLRQWDIWNVTGLDADGEAARDQIAAQMTQLDTTASRFEARREERRARGR, encoded by the coding sequence ATGTCCCAGACCGCGCTGCTCGTCGAGCTCGAACCGGTGGTCGCCGAGAACCTCGACCGACACCTCGGCCTGGCCAAGGAGTGGTTTCCCCACGAGTACGTGCCGTGGAGCGACGGGCGGACCTTCGACGGCCTGCTCGGCGGTGAACCGTGGTCGCCGGAGGACACGCAGATTCCGGACGTCGCCCGTACCGCTCTGATCGTCAACCTGCTCACCGAGGACAACCTGCCCTCGTACCACCGCGAGATCGCCACCCTGTTCGGTCGCGACGGCGCCTGGGGCACCTGGGTGCACCGGTGGACCGCCGAGGAGGGTCGGCACGGCATCGCCATCCGGGACTACCTCACCGTCACCCGGGCGGTGGATCCGGTCGCGCTGGAGCGGGCCCGGATGGTGCACATGTCCAACGGGTACGCCAACCAGCACGACGACGAGGTGCTGCACTCGCTGGCGTACGTGTCGTTCCAGGAGCTGGCCACCCGGATCTCGCACCGCAACACCGGCCGGGCCACCGGTGACCCGCTCTGTGAGCGGCTGCTGGCCCGGGTCGCCGCCGACGAGAACCTGCACATGATGTTCTACCGCAACCTGCTCGGCGCGGCGTTCGAACTGGCGCCGAGTCAGGCGATGCGGGCGGTGGCGGACGTGGTCGCCGACTTCCAGATGCCGGGCGTGGGCATCGAGGGTTTCGCCCGAAAGTCGGTGGCGATCGCCATGGCCGGCATCTACGACCTGCGGCAGCACCGCGACGAGGTGCTTGCGCCGGTGCTGCGCCAGTGGGACATCTGGAACGTCACCGGGCTGGACGCCGACGGCGAGGCGGCCCGGGACCAGATCGCCGCGCAGATGACCCAACTGGACACCACGGCGTCCCGATTCGAGGCCCGGCGGGAGGAGCGGCGCGCCCGCGGCCGGTGA
- the urtA gene encoding urea ABC transporter substrate-binding protein, with product MPRRFRGGLAALCILSTLVAATACAEDPTSSAGGGGDSDTIKVGILHSLSGTMAISEVTVRDAELLAIEEINAAGGVLGKQIEPVVEDGASDWPTFAEKAQKLISQDKVATVFGGWTSASRKAMLPVFERNKALLWYPVQYEGLESSEYIFYTGATTNQQIVPALDYLAEQGHQTIFLVGSDYVFPRTANKIITAYAEANGMQIVGEEYTPLGHTEYSTVVNKLQQAQPDAVFNTLNGDSNVAFFKQLTSVGVTAETMPTVSVSVAEEEVVGIGPDNVAGHLVAWNYYQTTEGERNTAFVEAFKAKYGAEKVTSDPMEAGYNAVYLWAAAVEAAGSTDVEAVKEAAGGISIEAPEGTVTIDGDNQHVYKTARIGVVQPDGQIQEVWNSGEPIKPDPYLTGYDWAEGLS from the coding sequence ATGCCACGACGCTTCCGGGGCGGCCTCGCCGCACTCTGTATATTGTCGACATTGGTTGCCGCGACCGCCTGCGCAGAGGACCCCACGTCCTCGGCCGGTGGCGGCGGTGACTCCGACACCATCAAGGTCGGTATCCTGCACTCGCTGAGCGGCACCATGGCGATCAGCGAGGTCACCGTACGCGACGCAGAGTTGCTCGCGATCGAGGAGATCAACGCCGCCGGTGGCGTGCTGGGCAAGCAGATCGAACCCGTCGTCGAGGACGGCGCGTCGGACTGGCCCACCTTCGCCGAGAAGGCGCAGAAGCTCATATCCCAGGACAAGGTCGCCACCGTCTTCGGTGGCTGGACGTCGGCCAGCCGCAAGGCGATGCTGCCGGTCTTCGAGCGCAACAAGGCGCTGCTGTGGTACCCGGTGCAGTACGAAGGGCTGGAGAGCTCCGAGTACATCTTCTACACCGGGGCCACCACCAACCAGCAGATCGTCCCGGCCCTGGACTACCTCGCCGAGCAGGGTCACCAGACGATCTTCCTGGTCGGCAGCGACTACGTCTTCCCGCGTACCGCCAACAAGATCATCACCGCGTACGCCGAGGCCAACGGCATGCAGATCGTCGGCGAGGAGTACACCCCGCTGGGCCACACCGAGTACAGCACCGTGGTCAACAAGCTGCAGCAGGCCCAGCCCGACGCGGTGTTCAACACCCTCAACGGCGACAGCAACGTCGCCTTCTTCAAGCAGTTGACCAGCGTCGGCGTCACCGCCGAGACGATGCCGACCGTGTCTGTCAGCGTCGCCGAGGAGGAGGTCGTCGGCATCGGTCCGGACAACGTCGCCGGCCACCTGGTGGCCTGGAACTACTACCAGACCACCGAAGGCGAGCGGAACACCGCCTTCGTCGAGGCGTTCAAGGCCAAGTACGGCGCGGAGAAGGTCACCTCCGACCCGATGGAGGCCGGCTACAACGCGGTCTACCTGTGGGCGGCGGCGGTCGAGGCGGCCGGCAGCACCGACGTCGAGGCGGTCAAGGAGGCCGCTGGCGGGATCAGCATCGAGGCCCCGGAAGGCACCGTCACCATCGACGGCGACAACCAGCACGTCTACAAGACAGCCAGGATCGGCGTGGTGCAGCCCGACGGCCAGATCCAGGAGGTGTGGAACTCCGGCGAACCGATCAAGCCGGACCCGTACCTGACCGGCTACGACTGGGCCGAAGGCCTGTCGTAA
- the urtB gene encoding urea ABC transporter permease subunit UrtB, with product MAVLNQLVIGASIGAVLLLIALGLTFTFGQMGVINMAHGEFILAGAYTAYMMQGLVGAQAVPAALPVAFLIAGTMGLILERLVIRRFYGRPLDTLLLTFGVSLILQQLARDIFGAPNVQVTAPGWLTGGIDVAGVQLPYNRIFIMTLAVGCVVAISLYLSKLSYGRRMRAVMQNRELAAVTGVATQRVDQLTFFIGSGLAGVAGVALTLIGPVGPSLGTYYIVDAFLVVVAGGLGQLRGAVIAAVALGVINSFVEFWTDASLAKVVVFAVIVAFLQFRPQGMFVLRSRALT from the coding sequence ATGGCGGTACTCAACCAACTGGTCATCGGCGCGAGCATCGGAGCGGTGCTGCTCCTGATCGCGCTGGGACTGACGTTCACCTTCGGACAGATGGGCGTCATCAACATGGCCCACGGGGAGTTCATCCTGGCGGGCGCCTACACCGCGTACATGATGCAGGGGCTGGTCGGGGCGCAGGCCGTCCCGGCCGCCCTGCCGGTCGCGTTCCTCATCGCCGGCACCATGGGCCTGATCCTGGAACGACTGGTGATCCGGCGGTTCTACGGCCGGCCGCTGGACACCCTGCTGCTCACCTTCGGGGTCAGTTTGATCCTGCAGCAACTGGCCCGGGACATCTTCGGTGCGCCCAACGTGCAGGTCACCGCGCCCGGCTGGCTGACCGGCGGGATCGACGTGGCCGGCGTACAGCTGCCGTACAACCGGATCTTCATCATGACCCTCGCGGTCGGCTGCGTGGTGGCGATCTCCCTCTACCTGAGCAAACTGTCCTACGGCCGACGGATGCGGGCGGTGATGCAGAACCGGGAGCTGGCCGCGGTGACCGGGGTGGCCACCCAGCGGGTCGACCAGCTCACCTTCTTCATCGGCTCCGGCCTGGCCGGCGTCGCCGGGGTGGCGCTCACCCTGATCGGCCCGGTCGGCCCGTCGCTGGGCACCTACTACATCGTGGACGCGTTCCTCGTCGTCGTCGCCGGGGGGCTCGGACAGCTGCGCGGGGCGGTGATCGCGGCGGTCGCCCTCGGCGTGATCAACAGCTTCGTCGAATTCTGGACCGATGCGAGTCTGGCCAAGGTGGTGGTCTTCGCGGTGATCGTGGCCTTCCTCCAGTTCCGTCCGCAGGGCATGTTCGTCCTCCGTTCCCGGGCGCTGACATGA